The genomic region ACCGTAATTAAAAGAATAGTTGCTGAGGAAACTCTGGCTGAGGAGGTGCTGACAGAGGTTTTTGCTGTTATATGGAGAAAAATCGACCATTTCGACTTTTCTACCGGGAACGTGTACGCCTGGCTTATCCTCCTTTCAAGAAATAAGGCCGTGGACTTTCTGCGCAGGAGAAAAACCCGGAATGCCGTGGCGGATGAATACACAGAGGAATATGAAAATACATTTATTATCCCCCACCTTTCCAAAGGTATAGATCAGCTCGACCTGGAATCGGCGCTTAATGTTAAGAGCAACGTTGAACTGGCGCTGAATAAGCTTAC from Ignavibacteria bacterium harbors:
- a CDS encoding sigma-70 family RNA polymerase sigma factor, encoding MKTYSILTDLELFRKISAYDSRALETLYDRYSPLLFTVIKRIVAEETLAEEVLTEVFAVIWRKIDHFDFSTGNVYAWLILLSRNKAVDFLRRRKTRNAVADEYTEEYENTFIIPHLSKGIDQLDLESALNVKSNVELALNKLTDAQKYVIYLAFYEGYSQAAIAGKLNIPLPTVKSKIQIALSNLKDNLIKG